The Pogoniulus pusillus isolate bPogPus1 chromosome 27, bPogPus1.pri, whole genome shotgun sequence genome segment TTCAGCACTCAGATAACTTCCAAAGAACAGGAGTGCTTCTCAGAAGAGAAAGTAGTTTCACTGTTGCCTATTTTGTAAATGTATGCTCATGTGGGGCTATAACTTACCTCTGAAAAGCACTCATAAAGTTCTCAGTTGCTGGAGCTGATGGGAACTGACTCACCAGTTCCTGAAGACAGTAGGTGAATATTCCTGCCTCATTTAGAGCTTCCCTACCCTGGCTTAGTACCAGCTGCTCAGTGTTCTGTAAATTCTGCCATGTAGCCACCCATCAGAGTCACCATGACAAAGAGGCACACTCTGTGCACACTCTGAACATCAAGATTTAAAGGACTCCTGCTGTAgcatacacacacactgccaggaCAGCAGTGGAGGAGTTGGCATGGGAGAGTTGCTGTGCTAGTGTTACACAAATGAAAAAACAAGCTGCACTCACCTCTGCCTTCACTCCTTTAAGGTGGTTATGCTCAGGCACAGGCTGATCCTAAATTAAATCATCTTTGTTGGTAGTAGCAAACCCCAAAGCCATGGCCAACAGCAAACCCCACCCACTCCAGTCCACTCCTGCTTCTGTTCAGAGGCAAGAAATTGAGTCAAACACTCGTCTAGAAACCAGAATAATTGAGGGCAAGCCATAGAATTCTGCTGCTATAATCACATCCAAAGCTGCCTCTCATGCCAGAAGTCTCTCCTGGAAGCAAACAGAAGTTGAGGTGTGTGGATACTTAACAGGCTGCGCTGGCCAGGCCCGCTGGAATTGTGTGGCCCATAGAACAGCAGAGGCTTTAGACTGTCAGAGCTTAGTTCTCTTGGAGTGGTTTCTAGATGGTGGAACACAGAGTGAGCCACTCCCGTGCACCATCAGGCTAAGGCACAACTCATGGAGACCAAGAGGCTTATCACAACATGTAAAGCTGACCAGTGTTTCAGCTTGACAAAACACCAATTTGTTAGGTGACCAAAGCAACTTCTAAATTTAAGTCTTTGAGGGCTTCAGGCCCCCCAAGACCCTGGACTATTTCCCTTCTTTAATACAATTACTTCCCTGTTTAACACAATTGCCACAGCCACTGCTATTGataaaacatagccatgttccTTCTCAGCAgtctttgatttttgttttctctttgtatTTAATGTACAGCAATAAAATCTGTCACTTTGGGGCAAGACCCTCCTGTACAGCATGGTTTTTAGGTTGCACACCTTCTCATCTCTGTGACATGTGCTGAACAAGTCAACACTGAGTTTGTACAAGAAGGTCTATAGCAGAGCTATTGCCTGTATGGTGGGGGAGCagattttgctttctcttcctgcAAGGGACATACAGAACTACACTGCTCAGTAACAGATGCTGACAGACTCATGAGTGTGATCAGTACAGACTGAGTTGGCAGGTAATAAGATGCTGCACTTGGTTGTCTATGTTTCATGGTACACAACAGTGCTAAAAAGGAGCAAAGTGCTTTGTGGGAGCATCATTTAGTGACCTTTGTGCCAGTGAAAAGCACCCCTGATACTGTTACTTACTGACAGCATGTACGtacagcagctgtggaaacaTTTGCACTAGCAACTCAGTGACATTTCTGTATCCAACCTTTAACGTACACTTAATTACATTCTACTGTGCAGCATTTCCTTGTATCAGTGGATTATTTTGAAGAACACTGTGTTACACACTGCTTTCATCAGTATTTGTGTGTGGGGACAAGCAGCAAACAGAGAGGATTGTAGCTGGAGTCTTATCCAAAACAAAGGATATGAGGGGCTGCAataacccaaacccacaactgTTCCCACCACTGGGAACAAAAGTTATTAGCTACCAAACAAATATTCCTGGGAGGCATCCATGTGGTGCTTCACATTCAGTTTAATTAGAACAGTGCTACTGAGTCATTTGTAATTGGACATAATTTACCAATGGTATTAACAATACAAGCAATGAACAGGGATTTAAAGGTAAAGCTGGCCTAGTTGTGTAGATGACTTTTGGCAACAGTCCTGCTTCATTAAAAATCACTGCAGCTAATGTGGCTCCTACTTGGTTTAGTAGACATGAACCATGCCGTACAGGAAAGTCCAGAACAGGACATATGTGAAAAGCCCTCCTATGAGCCCTCCCGTGAAAAGTGGCCTTCGGGATTTAAAGTACTTGTTCCATCGCCGTCCGGCTTTTAACACCAAGAGCACGGAGAGGAGGACGGATGCCAGAAAGTAGAAGATGAAGCCGTGCAGGCCAGTCAGGCCGAGGATGCCTGCCGTGGCGCCCGACAGGGCCGAGACCGACGTCCTGCAGTAGTCCAGGATGGCAGCGTTCCCCCGCACCGCCGCTTCGCTGATGAACTGCGGCCCCTCCCGCTTGGCCACCACCGCGGCCATGGCTCCCCGCCGCGCTCGGGAACCTCCTCTCTCCTAACGAGACTGGGTGGAAGGAAACAGACGCTCTAGGGGCTGAAGGGGCAGACCGGCCCGGCGCTGCCCCGCTCCGCGCTGAAGCGGCGCCTCCCGGGGAGCGTCGACCGGGCCCCACAGAGCCAGCGAGCCCACTCAAAGCCAGGGTTCCGCTCCGGGGCGCAGCAGGAACTCAGCGGCCTCCAGCGCCCGCGCAAAGGCCCCTCCCGGCACCGCCCGCCCGTCCGCCTGCCGCGGGGCCCTCCCGCCTTCCCCCAGCCCGTACCTCTCATCCACGGCGGCAAGCTGTTCCAAGGAACCCGCGGGCGGCCCCCACCGTCACGCCTGACACCCTGCCAAGGAACACCACGCACTGCCCGTCACGGCGGGAGCCGAGGCCGCCGCACCTCCCCGCCGGGCCCAACCTACCGCCAGAGCGGAGCCTTTCGCCGCCCCGCCGGAAGCGCCTGTCAGGCATCTTGGGCGCCAGGAACGCCGGGAAAGGGACCTGGCTCCCGGCACCCTCTGCGCCGCCGCGGCGGGGCGGCAGCGGATTGGCTGGCGGGGCGGGAGGCGGGGCGGGAGGCGGGGCCGAGCGGAGCGCTTTGTTCGGGCGCGGCCGCAGCGGCgccggcagcggcggggccATGTCGTACGTGCCGGGGCAGCCGGTCACGGCCGTGGTGGTGAGACGGGGCCGGGGTACCGCCGTGGTACCGGGGCGGGAGCTGCCGAGCGGAGCAGGGACAGGGGCGGTAGTGCTGGTAGCGTCCGGCAGTGCCCTGTAGGCTGTCAGGGGGCGGAGGGGCTcggcaggggcagaggggccGCGGAAGTGTCCTGGAGCAGCTTCGGCCCACGGTTGAGCGGAAGGAGCGGCTGCAGAGCCACCAGTCTTAGTTGCCGCCCGCGGCCGCTCCCTGCGCGTTTAAGCAGCGGCTCTCCGCCGTGGAAGCTGTCAGTGCCTGTGGCAGGCTTGGCCCGCCCCGCTTTGGCTTTGCTTGGGGCGCTGGGAAAGAAGCCGGGCTCTCCAAGTGTGTTAACTGCGTTAATCAAATGGTGGCCAGCAAGGGGCTCTGGTTTCTTCCACTGGTTGGAAAGCTGACTGGAGTTGTGCGGTGGTGGTGCGGCTGCCGCTCCCACCTGCGTTACAACAGAGCGTCGCGGGAATGTAGCTGTCTAGAGGCGGGCGAGCAGACCGTGCCCTAGCGAGGCGCACGGTGGCGAGCTCGGTGGCTGGCAGTGCTCTTCCAGAAGAATGAGAAtagtctaggttggaaggggcatttaaaggtcatctgttccacctcctctgcagtgagctcGGCTAGAGCGAGCTGAAGAACGTTTTGAGTGGTCGTTGTTTTAGTTAAGATTGTGGCTTTTTATTGTGGCTGAGGTTGGCATTTGCACAGTGCTTAAAGTTTGTCAGATGCCTACTCATGAGACGGTGAGGAACCTACCTCTAGATTACCAAAGTGTGCTGATAAGTTATCTTGAAAAAGAGCTATCCTAATAATAGACTATTGCCAGTGATAAGGCTCGGCAGGAACAGGAGGGATATGGGTAAAGAGCAAGAGGAACTGGACCATGAGTGGCTGCCAGCTATCAAGATGTGACTCATGGTTAAAGGGACCTGCTCTGCTTTGGTGTTTTCCCCTTGTATCTCTGGGCAGTGCTAAAGCACTGAGGAGTGACAGCTTGGCTTTGTCATGGCATGAGTTTACAGGCTGtttcctgtcctgctgctctgtgataGGCCTGAGAACAGTTCAGAGCCAGCTGCTGTCAACACCTAGGCTGCATGTGACTGActggcagcaaacactgcaggacagtcctgtgctgcccagggatgcagagctgcctgtcaCTGTACATGAGCTGTggtgcagcctgtcccagtggcTTTATGGTATCTCTGTGAAAGAGTCTAATTGGTCTAAAGTATCTGAAATGTCTCCCAGTGATGCCAACATTCAGCTGTTTTAccctttctctcttctcagCAAAGAATTGAAATACATAAGCTTCGACAAGGTGACAAGTTGATTCTGGGATTCAGCATTGGAGGTGGCATTGACCAGGATCCTACTCAGAATCCTTTCTCTGAAGACAAGACTGACAAGGTCAGGAGCTTTGTTTTCTGTAGCAAACTCTTGGCAAGAGGCTGAGGTTCCATCCAAATTCTACCTTCTCACTGCTGACTGCTAAGGTTACTCCTGCCAAGTTATCTGTAGACCAAGTCTGTTTCaggttttctctctcctttctctcttttccatcATCACACAAACCTGTTTTGAACTGGAATCCCTTATGAACTACAAACAACTTTTGCACTGTTTCTGCTGTATTTAGTAAACAAACACTTTTTTTTAGGGTATCTATGTAACAAGGGTGACAGAAGGAGGCCCAGCAGAAGTTGCAGGACTTCAGATTGGAGATAAGATCATGCAGGTAAACACTGAGATAAGCCAATTACTAATATAGTACTAGGTGTAGAGAGAAGTTTCTGCTGGGGGTAATGCTGTCTTCTGGGTACTTTCCAAGATGGTTTGCATGGCTTATACATATATGAAGTTGCAGTATAAGCACATCTGCTACATCACTCTGACAGAACAGTCAGAGGACACCTTGAGTCCATGTACCCACCccactttggttttttttaatctaggtGAATGGCTGGGACATGACCATGGTGACCCATGACCAAGCTAGGAAGAGGCTCACAAAAAGGAATGAAGAAGTGGTACGGCTGCTGGTGACCAGGAAATcactgcagaaggctgtgcaACAATCCATGATGTCCTAATCAATcaccaggctggggaagggttgGGGAGGGAGATGCATAGACTGCTATCAAGGAAGCAGATACTAGAGCTGAATGGGTTGTCTGGAAGGAGCGCTTGTTCCTAAATGGTAAACActacttttattttcccctctttcctctGGTGTAACTGGCAGTAGTAAACCTCTAGTCCTCAGAGTGCTTCTCTAACACCTTCCCTGCAGGTACATGGTAAGCTGTGCTATAGTCAGGGCTTTCAGGACAGGACAAACCCTCATTATTTAAGGAAGCAACTGGAAAAGCCTTAACTTTGACAGGATTCTTTTGCAGCACAAAAGCTTTTTATTCTAGCCTCAGccctctgagggctggccaggagtggggggacaggctcttctcacttgctccctgtgatagggcaagtagcaatgggtgtaagttgcagcaaaagaggttctacctcaacataagggggaacttctttattgtaagggtcacagagcactggaacaggcttcccgaggatgctgtggggtctcctctggagtctttcaaggcctgtctggatgtgttcctctgatctgtgttagatagtattgtcctgctctggcagggaggttggacttgatctccttgggtcccttccaacccctaacatcctgtgatcctgtgatttttaAGGGGAATTGTGGTTTCTGCTATGGAAACTGAGTTTGCTGTGCACAAGCTTTTAGAAATGAGCTGTCCTGTCCACCCTGAGAATTGAAAGGCCAGAATTGAGTTGCACCCTGTTGTGGGGAGCAGCACTACGCCCACATCATGCACTAGCTAGACAGCATGCTGAGGGGTCTGTGGCATTGTGCTTTTCTGCAAAGATTCCCTGTACAAAGCAGCCTCTTCAGACAAGAAGCAAACAACTAAAGTGTTAATTAGTGCCTGTGAAGTACTCAAAGCTCATCAGCACTACAGTTCAGCTTCAGAGGAAAAGAATCTTAATTCTCCTTATTTCCAAGTAATTTAACATCAAATGAAGCAAGTTTAATTTAAAGGAATATGGAGCAGAAAAGGTAATGGTGTTGCTGAACTTACCAAAAGAGCTGTTCATAATTGTAGAGGCTTCATTTCTTCATCCCGCTTCTGTCAGGCTTGGGAGGGGTGGATTTTGGCCTGTCTTCTAGAAGACTTTGATTAAACCACTGATTTGTTGGATGGAAGATGAGGATGCCAATCACTCGCACAAGTGCCTCTTCACCAAACTGAAGATAAGTTGTTTAAATCAACATACCACAGGATTCCAGATTCTTGCTACAACACTAATTACCTAGCACCCTAGTGGGCTGCTGACCAGCTAGCTTTACACTTATCCAAAAACTGGAGTTGATTTATACTTCTCTACATTTTCCTTAAGCAGTCTTCAGGTAAGCTGTTGTAAATAGaacaggagaaagcagcagacTAACTTATTCAGTAGATTACTGCTGTGCCATGTAGGTTTGTTGTGATGAGTGCATCTCAAGACTGTTCTGTACACACCAGCTGTGCCTAGTGAGCATTTTTATACCTATAGCATTCCTACAGTACTGCTTTTCAATTTTGTAAGTTAAGAACTTGGTAATTTTAAGGCTTTCAGGTTGAAGTTATTTTTGTTACTATAAAGATACACTGCTATTTGTACTGTTATTCCACTTGATTTTACACACAATAAAACAAAGTTGGTTTTCCTGAGCTGTTTCTTCTTGCAGTTAAGAATGCCACATCActtgaatgcttccagctgagaccttttttttcttgctccaAGTGGATTGTGGATTACATCAACACGATGCAGCCTGAGGTCAGTGTGGGCTGATGTCACTGGGTGGGTGTTTGCAATGTTAATGAGCTATCAAACcttgcctgctctctgctgcgaAGGTTCTACTTTTCCTTAGGTTGACACCTAGTAAGATGTATTAGGTCTTGAATAATACTTGAATGCTGAAGTACAAACATGGATTCCTTTCTAGTTCTTTTACAGGGTATAATGCTTCCCTTCAAGTAACTCAGCACCTTGCTATCTACCTAGAACATACCACAAGTAGTCAGAAAGCTGCCCAGGAATAAAGACATACACTTAAATTTCAGTCATGGGGCTGGTAACACAATCCACAGAAATAATCTCTTTGATAAATCTTTAATCTTTATCCTCCACCACTTAGAATTCAAGGCATGTCAGAAGAAGGGAGCAAAACTTGGTTAGTGCACTAGAAGTAGTCAGATAAATGAGCACTTGGCACCTTTGAAAGAGCTTTCAGTGAAATAAGAGTACAGCATCTCCCTTTCCCCAGTATTTAAAATAGTTCAGATTCTAATATTTGTGTATTCTTCCATTCATCAAAGGAGTGGTGTTTTACTGTGATCTGTGAGGAGTCAGCAGCATGGAGATCCATAGTCAGTCTTTGGTCATTACATTGAGTGGTTCATAAAAACTATCTCAGACTTGTGCTCTTTATGCTTCACTTCCACCCAAAGACACTctgatcttttttttctgtgaatgGAACAAGAGCCATATGTTGTTCAGCAGCTCACACTAAGCTGTCTGCATCTTCAGCAGGCTTTGGTCTTCCATTTATGAGTGGTGGTTACATAGCTTGCTGTCCTTTAAGGCACCTGGCAATCAGCATTTGGCAAG includes the following:
- the EMC6 gene encoding ER membrane protein complex subunit 6, which encodes MAAVVAKREGPQFISEAAVRGNAAILDYCRTSVSALSGATAGILGLTGLHGFIFYFLASVLLSVLLVLKAGRRWNKYFKSRRPLFTGGLIGGLFTYVLFWTFLYGMVHVY
- the TAX1BP3 gene encoding tax1-binding protein 3 is translated as MSYVPGQPVTAVVQRIEIHKLRQGDKLILGFSIGGGIDQDPTQNPFSEDKTDKGIYVTRVTEGGPAEVAGLQIGDKIMQVNGWDMTMVTHDQARKRLTKRNEEVVRLLVTRKSLQKAVQQSMMS